In bacterium, the sequence GTGGACGCGACTACTCGTACGAAGGTGAGGACTGCGTGGGGTCTGAGGTGTGTAATGACTACACGATTATTTTTGAGCTTGAGGCGGAGACCTCCGAGCTTCGCGATGTGGACGAGGATGGTGTCACGCTCTGTGAGGCAAAATCCTCGGGCATGAAGTGCGACTAGTGTTCGTAAGATTTTCTCTATGTTCCACAGGCAATCACGAGGATTCACGCTCATCGAGCTGCTCATTGTCATCGCGATTATTGCACTCCTCGCCACGCTGGCGATCTTCGCAGTGGGCTCCGCACGCGTTCGCGCGCGAGACGCAAAGCGCATCGCGGACGTGAAGCAGACGATGAACGCGCTCGAGCTCTACGCAGTGAACAACGGTGGGTACCCGGGTGCCGCGGCTACAGGCGGTGTCGAGCTCGGAACCGGTAGTGGTTCCTGTCTCGATGATGCAGGATTTGTCGCAGCGTGTGCGACAGGGACAACGTACATGGCGAACGTTCCAAGCCATCCCGTGCCACCAGCGGGATCCTACACCTACAGTGGCGCGACTGCCGCAGGAGCGGAATGTCTCGCAGCAGCAGAGCCGTGCGTGGATTTCCTCATCAATTTCGCTCTCGAAGATGGTGTTGCAGAGTTTGGCCAGGGGAGCACCGATTGTGAAGCAACCTCTGCCGGGCTCGCCTGCACGTAGTGTACGGCTTTCTCGAAAGTGCTCCCCGTGTAGCGGGGAGCACTTTTGTACTTCACTTTGGTATACTGAGATCGTAGCAAAAACATCCCACTTTCTACACGCTCACGCGGTGTCAGGACGTCCCTATGTTCCACAAGCAATCACGAGGATTCACGCTCATCGAGCTGCTCATAGTCATCGCGATCATCGCGCTCCTCGCCACGCTGGCGATCTTCGCAGTGGGTTCCGCACGCGTTCGTGCGCGAGACGCAAAGCGTATTGCGGACGTGAAGCAGACGATGAACGCGCTCGAGCTCTACGCGGTGAACAACGGTGGGTACCCGGGTGTCCCCCTCCAGGGCGTTCCACTCGGAGACAGCAATTGGGCGTGTCTCAATGATGTGGGATTCGTTCCTGCGTGCGCGTCGGATGGGGGGACGATATACATGGCGAATGTCCTGAATCCCCCAGAGCCACCGGCAAATGGTCAATACCGCTACCGTGGTAGGCACACGGGGGGGCTCGTGTGTATCGCAGCAGCTGCGCCCTGTGCGAATTTTGAGATCGAGTTCCGGTTGGAAGATGGAGTTGCGGAATTTGGTCGAGGAAGTACCAACTGCAAGGCGACTTCTTCGGGTATTACGTGCGTACCATCAAGTGCGTCCTAATGGTTTGGGGGCCTGGCAAAATTCTTGTACGGTTAGAGGGATGAGCGTTCCCCGTGTAGCGAAGAGCACCTTCGTTCTTTATTCTGGTATACTCCATCACAAGGGTACTTCATGTTCACCTCCATACTCACCCCCATCGTGCTCGTTGCGCTCGGGCTCGCGGTTGGGAGCTTCGCGAACGTCGTCATTGATCGCGTCCCATCCCACCGGTCGCTCCGCGGTCGCTCGGTGTGCGATCGGTGTCGGCGTGAACTCCGTCCCTGGGAGCTCGTGCCCATCCTCAGCGCGTTGTTCCTCCGGTTTCGCTGCCCAACGTGCGATGGGCCGATTGCCCTCCGCATGCTTCTCGTGGAGGGTGGTATCGCCGCGTTGTTCTTGGGGGCGTGGTGGACGTTCGGCTTCTCCCCGCGTGCGATTGCTGTCGTGGTGGCGCTCACCGCGCTCGTCATCCTTGCGGTGATTGATCTTCGTGAGCACGTGGTTCCAGATCGTGTGAGCGTACCGGCGATGATTGCGGTGGCCGTACTCCGTCTGGGGGAAGTTCGCCCGCACGTCGTCATCATCGGGATGCTCCTCGGCGCGGGGTTCTTCTGGGTGCAGCGGGTCGTCTCCCGTGGTCGTTGGGTGGGCGATGGCGACACGCGCGTCGGGGCACTCATGGGCGCACTCTTCAGCCCCCTCCACCTCGGTATCGCATTGGCCGCGTCCTACGTGGTGGGCGGGTTGCTCGCCGGCGTCCTCCTCGCCATGCGCCGCGCGCAGCGTGGGACGCAGGTTCCCCTCGTCCCGTTCCTTCTCCTCGGTTCCGTCGTCACCGTGTTCTGGGGTGATGTTATTCTCCGTTGGTATGGATGGTAGTCGTACATCACCGCGAGTGTCGCGCAGTGCGTTCACGCTCATCGAGATGATGATCGTCGTCGGCATCTTCCTCGTCATGCTCGGGGTGACGCTCGCGAGTTTCCGGCAGGCCATTCCACAGCGCGAACTCACCGAGACCGCGCGGCGATTTGCATCCGACATCGAGCAGATGCGCGTCGCGTCGTACGCGGGCGATCCGCAGCACCCCGATGCGATTTCCTTTGGTGTTGTTCTCGACGGTGCTCTCGTGGACCGCTACGAGCGATTTCGCTCCACACAGGCGCAGTTTGATCCCGATGCGCCCCCAGAGATCATCGAGGGCATCACACTGCCGGACAACGTTTTCATCCGATCGCTCACACCAACCTCGGGATCCGAACAGATACTCAGCATCTCGTACACCGCGCCCCGCGGGGCACTCACGATCACGAACGACGCAACGGAGGCCGAGGTGGTCTTTGGTCACACGGGGACGAGCGAGACGCGCACCGTGCGCGTGAACGGGATATCCGGACGGGTGGATCTCGAGTGATTCCTATGGACCGCTATACGTCAGGAACCCCTACAAAATCTCTCTTCGATGTCATTTCGAAAGAGTCCACGACCGAGAAATCTCATACGGTACAATGGATTGAGGCGGGTGAGATTTCTCCCTTCGGTCGAAATGACACTTGGGGAGAGACCTCATCGTATTCTTTGAATTGCGCGTCGCGCGGGCGGCGCGGATTTGGGCTCCTCGAGACCATCGTGGCGATCGGTGTCATCGTCACGGGACTCTTCGCGGTCTTCACGCTCGTCCTCTCAAACCAACGCACCATAGATGCGGCGAAGCTTCGGTTCGGTGGCGTGTCCGCGGCGCGCGAGGGTGCGGAGGTGGTTCGGATGCTCCGCGATGCGAACTGGCAGCGCGGGCGGGCGTTCGATGACGGGATTATTACGGGAACGACGTACAGCGCGCTACCAAAGTTTTCCGATGGCGCGGGCTTCACACTCCACCACGGCGTATGGGATTTTACGGATCACGAGACACAGATTGCGCGTCTCCCGTCCGGCTTCTGGACGAACGCGACGGAAGCGACACCCCCCACGCCCGCAGAGCGCACACCGTACCGCCGCATTGTTCGTACGCTCCCCATCTGTACGGACCCCGCAGGCGGGAGCGCACGCGTCATCCTCACCGAGGATGGCGAGACGTGCGAGGCGATTGGCGCGGAGCGTATCGGCATCCACGTCGTGGCGATGGTGCAGTGGAACCACGGCGGGAGCACGCAGGACGCGCGTGTTGCAGCAGACCTCTATGATTGGCGTTAGACTACCCGCAGCTCCAGAGTCATCCGAGGACGGCGTGGTCACCACGACGCGCCGCCCCGCGTTCACGCTCATCGAGATGCTCGTCGCGATTGCGGTATTCGCGATCGTGGTAGGACTCACCTCGGACCTCTTCCTCACCGCAACGCGGCAGCAGCGGCGCACGACGGCACGCGCCGCGCTCGAGGAAGATGCGCGCTTCGTCATCGAGACCATCGTCCGCGAGGTGCGCGAGGGCACACTCGATCGCAGTGTGACGGATGCAGGTATCGCGGTGATGCACATGGATGGGACCGGCACGCGCCTGCGCACGGCGGTGGGTGTCTGCCCCACGCCGAGTAGCTCCTGCATCGAGATTGGCCGCGTGGCATCGGACGGCAGCATCGCCTGGGCATCGCTCACGAGTGCCGGTGTAGATGTTGATGCGTTCGATGTGCAGGTGAGCGATCCCGAGACGCAGGATGCCGCGACGGTGCATCTCGTCCTCTCGACCGCGGGCGTTCGCCCTGACCAGCGCGAAACCACCGAGGCACAGACCACGGTGGTGAGTCGCGTCTACCTCCGATGATATGCAACGACCGGGATCAACACTGCTCCTCGCGCTCCTCGTGCTCGCCGGATTCATGGCGACGAGCTTCGCGATTGGGTCCGTCGTCGTCAATCGCGTGCGCGCCGTTCGCCAGGTGGATCAGGCCATCGTCGCGTCCTACGCCGCGGAGACGGGCGTCGAGGACCTCCTCTATCGCGTGCGCCGCGAGCAGCAGCTCGATGGCCTTGACGGCACCGCGACGCTCGACAATGGCGCATCGTGGGAGCGCACGGTGGCGGAGACCGTTGATGACCGCTTTCTCTTTCTCACGGAGGATGCGTCGCGCCAGATGGACATCTTCCCGATGTCCGGGACGTTCGACGCGACGCAGTCCACCGAGCTCGTGCGATCACTCGTGGTCACTCCCATTGACATCATGGCCGCTGGAGTCCCCAGTAGCGCATGGCTCGAGGTGACGTGGGTGCCGTGGCTCCGCACGGGTGCGTGGGCCGAGTCCATCGGTCGGTTACTCCTCAGTCCGTCCGATCTCGCGAGTGGTGATGTCGTCGTCAATCTCCTCCAGCACCCGGTGGGTGAGGAGCCCGTGGGCTACCGCGTACGGTTCCTCGCGCGTTCGGATGACGTGGGAACGGTGCGCGTTCGCGCCGCGACCGATGTCCTCGGGGAGACGCTCACCGCGTTCCCCTCCGGTATTCAAGCGACGGTACGTGGCACATTTGCGGGAACGCGGCACGCACTCCGCGTTGAGTTTCCGGCGCGGCTGCCGCTCGCGTCCACATTTGACTACGTGCTCTTCTCCGAGTGCGATATCGTGAAGGGCGGAACCGTCTCGTGTCCGTGACGGAGAGCACCGTAGTATGACGAAGCGTCAAGCGCGCGAGCGCATCGAGCGACTCCGACGCGAGATCCATCGCTACCGGTATGCCTACCACGTGCTCGATACGTCGCTCATCTCCGATGCTGCGAGCGATGCGTTGAAGCACGAGCTCGAGGAGCTCGAGCGCGCGTATCCGGATCTCGTGACGCCGGATTCGCCGACGCAGCGCGTGGGCGGAGCGGTGCGGCCCGAGTTCACGAAGGTTGCACACGCGACCCGCATGCTCTCGCTCACGGATGTATTTGACGCGGAGGAGTTCACGGCGTGGGTGGCGCGCATCGCGAGGATCGAGCCCGTCGCCGTGCGTTCGTTCTACGCAGAACCCAAGCAGGATGGCCTGGCACTCTCGCTCATCTACGAGCGCGGTGTGCTCGTGCGCGCGGCGACGCGCGGTGACGGGCGCGTGGGCGAGGACGTGTACGCGAACGTGAAGACGATTGACGCGATCCCGCTCACGCTCGCGGACATCGCGACGATCACGAAGCACCGTCGTTCGCTCCGCTCGCCGCTCGCGGTGCTCGGGGATTGGGAGGGGCTCGTCGAGCGCGCTCTGCGGGGACGCATCGAGATTCGCGGCGAGGCGTTCATCACGAAGGAGCGATTCGCTGCCATCAATGCAGCGGCGCAGCAGCGTGGAGAGAAGGTCTACGCGAACCCGCGGAACCTTGCCGCTGGATCCATTCGTCAGCTCGACTCGGGTGTCACCGCATCGCGTCAGCTCTCGTTTTTCGCGTACGCGGTGCTCGGCGTTCCGCTTACGACCCACGAGCAGGAGCACGCGCTCGCGCAGGTGCTCGGTGTCCCCGTGAATCCGTTGAGCGCGTCGTGTGCGGATGCGGATGCAGTCATTCGTTTCTCCAAACAGCTCGGTGCAAAGCGTCCGCGACTCGCGTACGAGATTGACGGCATCGTCGTCAATGTGAACGACCGCGCGCTATTTGAGCGTCTCGGTACCGTGGGCAAGGCACCGCGCGGTGCGATCGCGTTCAAGTGGCCGGGCGAGGAAGCGACGACCGTCGTTGAGGATATCCGCGTGCAGGTCGGACGCACCGGCGCACTCACACCGGTTG encodes:
- a CDS encoding prepilin-type N-terminal cleavage/methylation domain-containing protein translates to MFHKQSRGFTLIELLIVIAIIALLATLAIFAVGSARVRARDAKRIADVKQTMNALELYAVNNGGYPGVPLQGVPLGDSNWACLNDVGFVPACASDGGTIYMANVLNPPEPPANGQYRYRGRHTGGLVCIAAAAPCANFEIEFRLEDGVAEFGRGSTNCKATSSGITCVPSSAS
- a CDS encoding type II secretion system protein; translation: MNCASRGRRGFGLLETIVAIGVIVTGLFAVFTLVLSNQRTIDAAKLRFGGVSAAREGAEVVRMLRDANWQRGRAFDDGIITGTTYSALPKFSDGAGFTLHHGVWDFTDHETQIARLPSGFWTNATEATPPTPAERTPYRRIVRTLPICTDPAGGSARVILTEDGETCEAIGAERIGIHVVAMVQWNHGGSTQDARVAADLYDWR
- a CDS encoding prepilin-type N-terminal cleavage/methylation domain-containing protein; the protein is MFHRQSRGFTLIELLIVIAIIALLATLAIFAVGSARVRARDAKRIADVKQTMNALELYAVNNGGYPGAAATGGVELGTGSGSCLDDAGFVAACATGTTYMANVPSHPVPPAGSYTYSGATAAGAECLAAAEPCVDFLINFALEDGVAEFGQGSTDCEATSAGLACT
- the ligA gene encoding NAD-dependent DNA ligase LigA, with the protein product MTKRQARERIERLRREIHRYRYAYHVLDTSLISDAASDALKHELEELERAYPDLVTPDSPTQRVGGAVRPEFTKVAHATRMLSLTDVFDAEEFTAWVARIARIEPVAVRSFYAEPKQDGLALSLIYERGVLVRAATRGDGRVGEDVYANVKTIDAIPLTLADIATITKHRRSLRSPLAVLGDWEGLVERALRGRIEIRGEAFITKERFAAINAAAQQRGEKVYANPRNLAAGSIRQLDSGVTASRQLSFFAYAVLGVPLTTHEQEHALAQVLGVPVNPLSASCADADAVIRFSKQLGAKRPRLAYEIDGIVVNVNDRALFERLGTVGKAPRGAIAFKWPGEEATTVVEDIRVQVGRTGALTPVAILRPVNVGGVTVTHATLHNADQIARLGVRIGDTVIVHRAGDVIPEVLHVLRELRPKKTKAYRFPARCPSCGSAVEKRGVGAKAGVSASTFCSNRNCYARQRERIIHFTRRGGYDIEGIGEKTVDRFLDLGLLKDPASLWELRAEDIAQLEGFGEQSAASIIRAIADRRTIPLERFLLSLGIPQVGEETARTLARHIASASVASRPIAPRTILAWFDAQTSESLQAIEDIGPVVAKDIVEWITDDDHRKLIARLDGVGITVAASRQLQAASNTCEGMTFVFTGELETMTREEAEELVRTSGGKATGSVSRKTDYVVAGEDPGSKLAKAEELGVPVLDEQAFIALVRR
- a CDS encoding type II secretion system protein — its product is MDGSRTSPRVSRSAFTLIEMMIVVGIFLVMLGVTLASFRQAIPQRELTETARRFASDIEQMRVASYAGDPQHPDAISFGVVLDGALVDRYERFRSTQAQFDPDAPPEIIEGITLPDNVFIRSLTPTSGSEQILSISYTAPRGALTITNDATEAEVVFGHTGTSETRTVRVNGISGRVDLE
- a CDS encoding A24 family peptidase encodes the protein MFTSILTPIVLVALGLAVGSFANVVIDRVPSHRSLRGRSVCDRCRRELRPWELVPILSALFLRFRCPTCDGPIALRMLLVEGGIAALFLGAWWTFGFSPRAIAVVVALTALVILAVIDLREHVVPDRVSVPAMIAVAVLRLGEVRPHVVIIGMLLGAGFFWVQRVVSRGRWVGDGDTRVGALMGALFSPLHLGIALAASYVVGGLLAGVLLAMRRAQRGTQVPLVPFLLLGSVVTVFWGDVILRWYGW
- a CDS encoding type II secretion system protein, with translation MIGVRLPAAPESSEDGVVTTTRRPAFTLIEMLVAIAVFAIVVGLTSDLFLTATRQQRRTTARAALEEDARFVIETIVREVREGTLDRSVTDAGIAVMHMDGTGTRLRTAVGVCPTPSSSCIEIGRVASDGSIAWASLTSAGVDVDAFDVQVSDPETQDAATVHLVLSTAGVRPDQRETTEAQTTVVSRVYLR